Genomic segment of Halostella limicola:
ACCGTGCTGGCGTGCTGTGCGGTCGCGTCGGGGTCGTCGTTGACGAACTCGGTCGCGCGGACGTGCTGCTCGACGAACTGCTCGCCGACCTCGCTGTCGCGGACCTCGTCGTTCATCAGCGCGACCGCCGCCGGCTGCCCCGGCATGAAGTCGGGCGCGATGGCGAGCGGCTGGTACGGGTCGCCGTTCTCCTCGGTCAGCGTCGGCACCGGCTCCATGATGCTCGTCCCGTCGATCTCGTCGGTCGCGAGTCCCTGCCTGACGGCGTTCGCGCCGCCCATGCCGATGATCTCGACGTCCTCGCCGGGTTCGAGTCCCTGCTCGTCGATGAGCCAGTAGCGGAGCAGGATGTCGGGGACGCTCCCCTCGGGGAACGTGCCGAACGTGAACTTGCGGCCCTCGCGCCGCTCGAACTCGGCGAAGGCGTCGGCACCGTGTTCCTCCCACAGCGGCATGAAGTCGTCGCGGGCCATCAGCATCATCGGCTCCTTGATGTTGGCCGCGACGACCTTCGCCGCGATCCCCTTGTCGATGACGATCATCGCGGGAACGACGCCGAACAGACCGATGTCGATCTCGCCGCTCGCGTACGCCTGCACGATGCTCGGGCCGTCGGTGAACTCCTTCGCGTCCACCGCGGCGTCGATCTCGTCGAAGTACCCCTCCTCCTGCATCACGAAGTGCTGCATGTCGGGGTAGATCGGCATGTACGCGACCGTCAGTTCGTCCGCGCCGCCACCGCCGCCGAGCGCGTTGCAGCCGGCGAGGCCCGAGATACCCGCGGCAGCCGCGCCGCCCAATCCGCGCAACGCGTCGCGTCGAGAGAACGTGCTCCGGTTCACAGTTACCCGGTCTAGTCGGGTCCGGTTTATCCGTCGCCGGAACCCGGTAATAACCGCGGCCGTCCGCGCCCGCCGTAGCTGCGGAAAAGCGGTTCTCCGCCGGCAGAGACATGCTTAACCGGTGATCCCTTCGCCGATTCGC
This window contains:
- a CDS encoding ABC transporter substrate-binding protein, producing MNRSTFSRRDALRGLGGAAAAGISGLAGCNALGGGGGADELTVAYMPIYPDMQHFVMQEEGYFDEIDAAVDAKEFTDGPSIVQAYASGEIDIGLFGVVPAMIVIDKGIAAKVVAANIKEPMMLMARDDFMPLWEEHGADAFAEFERREGRKFTFGTFPEGSVPDILLRYWLIDEQGLEPGEDVEIIGMGGANAVRQGLATDEIDGTSIMEPVPTLTEENGDPYQPLAIAPDFMPGQPAAVALMNDEVRDSEVGEQFVEQHVRATEFVNDDPDATAQHASTVIGEETLSVETARRALDSPISNFVSDPREIENGTEIFTEYAAELGKTDERLSLDDVFDYSLYDAVTE